Genomic DNA from Misgurnus anguillicaudatus chromosome 18, ASM2758022v2, whole genome shotgun sequence:
GTGTGCGAATATGTTTCTTCAGCATGCTTGGCTTTTTACAACGGATCCCGCActcttcacatatgtactttcCCCGGCCTCGGCCACGTACGTAAACATAGTCCTCATTGGATTTGTacctaaaatgaaaacaaagcaAGATTTATTAACATTATTGGAGGGTATCGAGTATATCGGTGAATATGGATGGGGATTGAAATCAAATACATCAAAGTTCACATTATACATTTGGAAGGTATAATTATTTCATGAGGCCATGATTCTTATCTCAGCTTTTTAAGCTGAAACAATTTTACATCTGTACCCATTCAAAAGTCTTTTTATTGCTGTACAGGATTTTCGTTTTTTAAGAATTCAGTTTAAAAGATTTTGgacaattacaacatcaagaaaTACAGTAAAAATTTAAGCAATAAATGTTCTTCTTCCAGAGTCCAAATATTGAAGGCACTATTAAAAGgcataatttttatatttatagatGTTAGGTTCCATAGATCTTATATTTGTTTCTATATAGTGTTACAATTTAATTAGACCTTAGAAGATGAAATCTATCTCTATCTACCTTAGATGTCCAAAAATAAGCACACTCATCTTCACATACCCTCCATCAAAGATTTTTATGCGGGTGGGTTCAGCCTGTTTTGAAGAAACTTCTTTCTCTCCATGGTCCTCTTTTCCCCTGTCTCTCGAGCTGATTCCCTTCATTTTCTTCCCAAACTTTCCAACATCCAACTGTATAAGCTCTGGCTTCaactaaaaatgtaaacataaagaTTACACAGATTACATGATGAACtctaaaatgtataaattaagCACAAGAGTGTTGAGCCATTATCATACTGTAAACATCTGTATTatcaaatattattataaaagctACATCAAACTATATATTACTTAAATTTAAATCCTAAATCCGGGGGGGAGGGGGTGTAAGATGGTGCCAGGGACCCCAGTTTTCTGACATTTTATAGAGTACATTATAATACATTTGGTGTAATTAAACCAAATTAATTCTAATCAATAAttagttttgtttaattcaaattctgggttttatgtcatgaattttcttttgGGGAGGCACGCTGGAATGCACGCTACACAAGCCAGTGTTTTAAtatgttatttttattcttttagaATTTTAGGAGTTATTCTTACCTGTTCAAACTTCTGTTTCCACCGGAGAGATGAAACAAGTTTTCCAGAGCCAGGTTGATACATAGCAGCCATTGTATACATCTCTGTGTTCTTTCTTTGTTTGGAGCGGAGAAGTGCCAGAGAGGCCTTGGTGCTGAGATTGAGTGGGTTGGGATTGTAAGAGCTGACACACCAAGACCCATAGACAGAGGTTAGAGGAGTTGTCTGTGCATAATTTGGCTTTGTATAATTTAGGAAGCACCAACTGACACTGGTTGGTGTTCGAAGACTTGGGAACTGAAAATACTGATGGACATCTGCCAAGTCAGTCAGCAGAAGAGTACTACCAGCAACTCCTCCACCCTGATTGGCAGCTAGTTGCACCAGCATGTTTACAGGGAACTTATTACTCATGGTCTGCTTAGATTCTTCCTGAGTCTCACTTGAGGAAATCACTGACTGAGGGCTTGGGCTTGCATCAGGGGTGGACTCATCTACATCAAGTGCTTCAGGGGAATCTGCTCTTTTGGCTACATTTGTAATAATTTGCAAGGGTGGGATAAAGTTATCTTTTGGTGGGACATCAGGTAAATGAGGTGCAGATGGGTACCGAAGGAATTTTGAGGATACAAAATCAGTGGGTGGAGATGACGACATCCTCTCATGATCATCTACTgagtcatctctgtttgaaaattCTGGTTTTGGGGACTTATCGATATCTTTTGGTGCACTAGAATTGCTCAGCTCAACCGCACTAAGCTCTTTCACTATCTGGCCATACATCTTTTCTTCCTTGACCCGTTTCTGTTGTTTGGTTTCAATAAAGAGCTCAAGACTGCTGGCTGGTGACAACATTCTCTTACTTCCACCAATACTAGAAGATGCATCTGTAGTAGAGATAGTTCCTGAGGTCAAAGACAGAGGAATTCCTGTGTTAAGGGTTCCAGGTAAATATTCAGGAACTTTCCACTGTGGAAAATGTAAGGATCCTTCAGAATGACCTAATATTTTGGATAAATTAATCCCTACTTGGTGCTTTGATGCAGTACCTGTGAGTGAAGCAGAAGACACATTGTCTGTGCATATAACTCTGATTGAAGTTGTACTCTGGGTAGCAATGATTTGTGAAACACTTGTATACATAACACTACCATAGGATGGCACGTTAGTCTGGATTCTGACTGGGACAAGCATGGGAGGTGATGATGCTGATCCTACATTTTGAGTGGCAAAGATGGGTTGAACTTGTTTTAAGAAGCTTGTAGTAAGTACTTTTGATGACAAGACCCCAAGCTGCTGTGGGGAGGCTCTTGAGGGATAAGGATAGTTGTGACTAGTGCCATCAGTTTTGGAGTCTGCTTGCACCTGAACTTGATGAGGGGTTTGGTGTGGTTTCTGTACCATGGGCTGTAAATTTGGCTGTTTGATATGTAGTTTCTGTAACGGATGTGTCTGAAAAGCCAGATGCTGCTTCTGTCTTTGTGCAGATTCATGATGCCAGAGCATAGGCTGAAATGGCAAGAAGGGTGAAGATGCCAAGTTGCTTGGAAGTGAAGAGTGCTGAATTACCTCCTGGCTCATGTGCTCATGCACTGACTGCTCACTATCAGTTGAAAGTTGTGCTGGCAAACGAGGAGCATTTTGGAAATTATCCTCTGTTTGGCTGTCTTCACTAATGCTCTGTTGCAGCAAGTGACGTGATCCATAAGCTAACTGTGTACCTCTTCTGGGTTTTGCCAAGTCACTGGTTACACAGCAGGATGTACCAGTTAAGGCAGCTTGAAGAACATGGTCAGAATGCTcctgtttaatatttaattctgaGACTGGCTCTTGAACCACTACTTCAGGATAGACACTGAGGGATGCCTGTCTAACAAGGTAGCCACGTCTACGCTCCTTCATAGCTGAAGCACTTGAATATACTTCTCCTTGCCTTGAACCAGTTGAAAGACTTCCATAATCAAATGATTTACTGCGGATTTCCGGAACCTCGGTGGGCAAAGCACAGGGCGCCTGTTCTGATGAAGAACGTCTCATCTCTCTTTGATGATGCCCTGGTATAGACAGAGAATGGCCTGGAACAGTTAAGAACTCAGACTGCTTACCAAACTCTTCCTGCTTAGTTGGGGACCCAGATTTTAAGCCTTCCTCTCTCTCAAATGACATTGAAAAACTTGAGCTATGAGATAAATTACTTTCTTGACTAGGGCTTCTTGAAAGGCTAGTGCAAGTTGACTCAAAGCTTGACTCCCCAGAAGAGTGTTCGATATCTGCAAGACGCAGACGTTTCTTCTTTGGAGGCAGCTTTTCTGCAGGAAGCTGGGACAATGTTTCGCTTCTTTGTGGCCATTGAAATTCCTCAACATGTTTCTCTGGTTCTTTCACTTGCACCTCAGGCTCTTTTTCTGGTTTGTCAGGCTCTTCTGTAACTCTAATTTCAGGCACTTGAATGTTGGGCTGTCGTACAAGTTTGTGGGGTATATGATACAGTTGGTTAGAAGAGAATGATCTGTGTTCATTATCACCTTGCTGCTGACGTTCGATGCTTTCTGATCTATGGTAAGAATCAGGGCTCTGCACATCATCAATGTTCTCTGTGTCTGATTGCTCAGAAAGATGCCCAGCAGACTTTTCTGGCTGATAAAATGGATGTTCAATTGATTCAGTCTTCTCAAATGAATTTGGCCTGCTAAGCGAATTAGTATGCTGTATGACAGATATAACATTACCAACAGTCTTTGTGTCCGAATCCTGAACAAGTACCACATCTTCTGGAGTCATACACAGGCCTCTGTCAAAACTGTCTGATGGGCTATGGGTTCTTAACATTGTTCCCTTAGTGGCAGGAGCAGCCTTTGAAGAATCTTGACTTCCTTGCCTTAGATCATAATCCCCAGTCATTTCAATAGAGCCACTCTGACTACCATCATCTTGTCCAAGGCAGTCTTCCTCTTCACCAACACTCTTCTTCATACGTCGCTTTCTTGATTCTGTCATTCCCACCTTTGTACCATATGAACTATATGTTGTGCGAACTTCTGGACAAGCAAGCTCTGACCCAGAGCCTTTGAATTCTGGCATATAAAGACCTCTCTCTCCCATTTTCAAACTTGTGTTTGGACCTGTGATCTTTCCATAGTTTTCTGATTCTCCATGCCCTTCTTGGGCAGAGTGTTCAAAAGCGGCCTGTCTCCTTAACCTCTTAAGACCAGCAGTGTAAAAAACATCATCTTGGCTCATCATCTCATCAAATGAGTGACTTCCTTTTAGATTCAGTGGTACATTGAGGTTTGTAGGGGAAGGTGTTGGCATTGAGTTACTCCTAATAAGTGGTCCCGAATCAGATGGTGCTTCCAGTAGACCTGTATTGGTTTGGCAAGAGCCAGGATGATACTGCTTTGGGTCACAGCCAGGAACTAGTTGTGATTCTCCAAAATTACGATAAAATACATGACCCTCTGATATCTTTTCCATGGCCTCCTGCATGGCACTAGTCTTGTTGATATGGATATTAGTGTCCTGACCTGCAATAGCTGCCATGCCAACTGTGACTGATTGTCTAGGTCTGGAGTTGGTTTTATTGGGCCAAGTTCTTccaaacataatttcttcatATGACTTTGCATTGGTGTTAGGTGGACTGATCTGCTGTTCAGCACTTTCGGAACGGGAAAAATAACCAGAATCAGTGCTGCCTTTGCTGTGAGGGCTCAACAGATTTTGAGATGGCTCAGAATCCTGGTCCTTTTTCTCAGTGAGTCGTAAGGCAAGTTTCTGTTTAACAGTATGAGACTCGTCCCCTCTGCCCATCTGTCCAGTAGTAAGGGAACCTTGCATTTCTGGAAACAGTGGACACTCTGTGGCTGTTAACGGTACCCCTTGTTTTGGAACAATTAGTAGAGGTATAGGCACTTTCATAGATGCCACAGACAGTTCCTCTGCTGGATCAGCATATGCTGGCCCTCTTTCCATTGGGCTCTTTTCAGAGTCAAAGGATATTTGTGGGCTACGTTTCTCAGGGAACACTGTACCTTCTGCAACTTCTTCATCAGTGTCAGTGCTTTGTTCACCATCAGAATGTGCCTCTGCTTCTCCAACTGAAGATGCTTGATCAGTGTCTGTTCGAGTTGCTAACTCAGAGAATGGAACAAGACCTGCTTTGATAGCATGGGCATGAGATTTTCTATGTTTATAGAGATTGCTCTTGGTTTTGAATGAGAATCCACATGGAACACAAGGATAGGGGCGCTCCCCTGTGTGGGATcgaatgtgttttttaagcacACTGGGTTTAGCACATGCCCTTCCACAGTAGTGACATATGTATTTTCCTGGCTTCTTGGGCTTTTGTTCCTTCTTATGAACTTCATCTGACTGCTCCGGTCCAGATTGGGAAAACTGACCGAACACGGCTGGAGGCTTCTGACGAGGAAAGACTCCATGAGTGCGGGATTGTACATGAAACATATCATCTGGTGGCAGGGATTGTATTTGCCCAGAGAAGGGCCAGGCATGGGTTTCTAACCCAGGTTGTGGCTTTGTACCACCTAGGAAAGGCTCCTGGGGGTATAATTGTGGCAACTGGTAGTAAGGCCGAGGAAAGACCTGTTGAAACTGACTTTCTTGTGATGACTGTGACACTGCAGATGACAACAGCTTTCCAGAGCTAAACTTCTGAGTTGAGCTTGAAAGGCTTGTCCCACTTGTAAGACTATGCTCACGATGTGAATGTCTTTTAACATCTGGATCTGCAAAAGTACTCCTTTTTGTTCCAGCAGAGGGCTCAGATACCCATTTTCTTTGTAAGGGGATCTTTTCCCGTTGATCCTTGGTACATTTTTGGCCAACAGCAGTTTCATGTGGCTCCATTTTTCTTTGTACTTGTATGGGGTTTCTTAAGATGGTGTTTGCTAAATTCTATTTATGTAGGCTAGCATGCCAGATTCCTAAACGAAAAGTCCTTCCAGGTCCATTTTGCAAAAGAGTTGCTCTTGCATCAAAATCAATAACGTGTTCCTCTTTCAATCAGGCCATTATCTTGATCTCATTATTGCAGCATACTGCAGTCCATTCACTGTTTGTTTCATCCAAGCTTGTTTCTCTTTAGGTCAAAGTCTGTTGATTCCTCAGTATCTAAATGAGAGAAGACAGAACAATAAGTTGCAATTTAAATCTTCTGAacagtttaaaagaaaaattagcACAACAGTATTGATGAACTTTAGATTGTAAAGGTGATGTCTGCTGTAGCACTGCTGAGCAAAATTGACAGTTGATTCACGTGACTTAGTCATACTTAAATTGCAGCTTGCTTTCTTGTCTCATTCCTTTAGCTTGATATCTAGGCATCTGCACAGATATACCAGCTGTGTACTTCTCGCCTAGCAAGCGTGTCAAGACTTTTCAATGAACTGATGCAGTGGAGCTAACACCTCCCTCTGCTCATGAGTCATCATTAACAACCTTGCCCACTCATTTCCtaaaaagacacaaacattttaaaatagccCACGGAATGCAAATGACATTCGATGTAATGTGTGTGGGTGTTTAAAGGGCAAACTCTGAGCATTTACTTCCTTAAGATTTTCacgtttttttttgctttttaaaacaaCACTGAGGACAAATGTGGGAGAGACAGACCAAAATACACCCTCAAGGTACAGCATGTTCCCAATAAATACAGAATGGATGGGTTCATTGAGGGAAGATACTGAACATGCTCTCTGTACAACGTACTGTATATCGTAATCTGATTTGTTCTGATTGCAACAGACAGCAATGCCTGAATATGAGAGAGGAAACTGTGTGACGCTGGTATCTAGAAGGCGATGCAAGAACTAAAAATAGCAGGGCAGAAAACCACTGGTATTTATAGCACTTCAAACATCAACTTTTGGTTAGTTTTGTTTTCATATTCTTCCATGTCTGACACAGGAAAGTATGCGTTCACAAACCAAGATAAACCATGAGCTGGGCTCCAGAGCTGATGTAGCACCAGGGAAGCCATTTTTAATGTATATCAGTTTTGTCTTGTATAGTTTCCTAcagaaataagcacaacaaaatTTCTGCTCCTAATTATGTAAGTTAGTGagacctttaaaatgtaatggcTCAGTCGTACTTGCAGATTTTACTGTATCAAACTATAGCATAGTATTATAGTACCACCCATCATTTCAGAAATTAAAAGAAATTCAagaatattaaattatttaatgcataggggtgtaacaattaaccgtgcaaatgcgtgttttctcaatgaataaatttgaatgaattacggtgaaatccaggcacatccgaatgccagggggcgctcccgtgcagaaactccctttgtaccacagaagaagtagcattacgaatgctattccaggaaatgtctacaggaatatttatatcactgttcttcaaattgtttcaggtattttcatgataataaagaatattttaaatgattttgtttaacgagtgttgctttttttaaatgcacgttattaACGACTCCCGACTCGTTataattttagattgataaggacttcctactgaccaaatgccgtagtacaggcacaagctgtgcatgaaacaaagaatcgcagccttgcgattcagaatcgatttcagacaggcatttttaatgggacacacggttgaatcgttacatccctattAATGGATAAATGTAATACTTTCAGAAGGATGTGACAAGAATGGGGCCAAAATTCAGTGAGATTCCTGATCACGAATTTAGAAGTCAAAAAATTGTATCATCATTGACTAACAATTTTTCTGTTAGCTGTACCTCACTAATTTttcatacgtgcatattttaacTTAGTATATTAAAAACACACGGCATGCCATTGTCACTACATCTCTCTAGCTCTCGTAAACCGAATGCGAGACAGTGGGTTTTCAGTTCACTATATCTACTGAATGAGTTACATAATCTATATTTTAAGTCaggttaaaaatactttaataggCAGAAGGATGTGCTCACAGTTTAAAGAGTGCATGCGTGGGACACAAACGCTGTCAGAAGGATGAGAGCAGCCACATTTATAGCAAATCTATCAGAATTCAGAACAGAATGACTAAGTCAAATTACATAAAGCAAAAAAGGTTACAGGAATCTATCTAAAAAGACATGAGTCCTCCGTACTGACACTAGTACCCTGCGAACCcacaatatttgaagagtttcgttgcaaaacgagataaccaccgtttttttaattgttcagaaatctcgttttttggttgtgcattccaactaatttcaatgcaactgcagttggtttgctttgatttaaaccttcataacttaaaaaatacagctaagtagcaccataaaacaaaataataacatgataacataataataaacatgttttgacaaaaatgttaaaaaatggatttatctcgttttgcaacgaaactcttcatttactgTTCTTTTACATGCATTCCAACACGTACACGTctcaaaacatatttaaatccACCCCATGAAGTACTTGCTAGATGCTTAAGCAACATGTTTAAGCCTAAAGAATCTGGGGAGCCTTGTGTGTGGCAGAGATCAGTACATTGCTGACAGCTGACCTACTTCACTATACCATTGTGGGTATAGTTTATTGTGGGAGGTTCTTAGCCTGGGGTTACATCAAGCTCTCCAACTGATGCACACTGCCGCTATACCAAAGAACATAAAAACCCTTACGAAGACACTTGCTCGTGAATACAAACACACTACCTAATTTAATGCAAGGATTATGGATTTTACAGTTCTGCTGTCAGATTTCAGTGAAGGGATTAACAGCAGTCTTAAACTGAGTCCGTTTGTCAATGGATGCTGCATGGTATGACAGCCCTAAAAGGATTTGGGAAAACATGTCACATCCTAAGCCATTTGGATATCCTTTTCACTTGAAGGGAGACTCCCTGTCTTTTTTAAGTGTCAAATTCAAAGCCATTATGCAGCAGACATACCTAATCTCCCTAAAGGTTACTACAGGACACTTCAAGACTGCAAACAAATAAATAGAGAAAAGAACAAATAAGTAAAGGGTAAAATGGAAGCAGACCTGGAAAAAAGGCGTTTTGCCAAACTATGCTCTTTAACAGTGATTATCAGCTGCCCGGCTGTTTAACTCCTGCCAATAAGGCTGGGTTAAAGCAATAAACatggttaaaaaaataagtcaagCTTCTTTATTTCCCGTTAACCACTTTTTTAGGGGATGGTTTTACAATGCAAGGAAATGTATGCTATGATCGGCTGGTTTAAGCATATAAAGATACACAGTTTTACTACTGGCTCGGGAAGAATTAGGagatatgtacagtatgtgactTTCTAGCTTGCATACTTAACCTAATGGACTCTTTGGAGGCAGACTGGGTTACTAGATCATCTATTTCGCTGCACTTGGCCACACTGGGCGGTATGTTCCAGAGATTAAGTTCCACCTTTTGTCTACTCCCCTGTGACATCACAGCCACGGTGCTGGGGAGGTACACAAGCCAGATCTCATTTCCCTAAGTACAAATGGTACACTTTTATGTCCCTTGTATAGGGCAGACACTGAATAATTCAACAAGCTGCTAATTGTTTCCACTTAGTGATTATAGATGTTATAGTAATGTCGCTAATACAATCATGGTCAGTTCCAGTTAATATTTTTCCTGGTTTCTACCTTATACATTTTGCTTACTCCTTGTGTTTGCTTGTTTGTCTCAAGAGGGACTTAACTGCCGTAAGGGAATTTCAAGTGTGCATAACTACCACTATTCCTGCAGAGGAGTTGCTTTCCATGGCTCTTTCCCAACTCATTTAACTGGCTTTATCATTGGGAATAGAAAATGTCTGAAAATAGACAAAGGGAAGGATTTGACAATAAAGTCTTGTGTTTTAAATCGGCAGACTAATTATTTAAGCTATATCAACTGTATTAGGGAATGATCTGAATAGCTGTCTTTCATTTAACTAACTTACAGTAACAAAAGGCACCGTCCGCTCATTCTGGGAAAGGAAAAATTCCTAGACGATCCTTCCAAGACAATTTTGACCCAATAAGTCTATCCTCACATGACCTTTCCATTACCCGCTCAAAACTTTAGTTTCTGCAGTTTATCGCAGCTCCCTGCAAGATTCACCTTTTGCTCATCCAGCAACTTTTGCGGTATGATTTTGGTCTGTGTTAGCAGGACGGGAGGATGTATCGCCCCAAAATGTGTGCGAGTCAGCCCCCTGGAGTGTCGTACCGACTGCTCATTAAAACCCTAAAGTTGAATTCCGGTTTTTATAACGTTTCACGCACAGAGACACGGGCCTGTTAAAATCATGTCCATATGGTCAGCAGAGATCTACAATATCACAATCACCTTCCAAGTGCACAAGGCCTCCATGACTCGGTCCTCAACAATAGCACGCTTTCAATAGAAAAGCACTACAAGAAA
This window encodes:
- the hivep2a gene encoding transcription factor HIVEP2a codes for the protein MEPHETAVGQKCTKDQREKIPLQRKWVSEPSAGTKRSTFADPDVKRHSHREHSLTSGTSLSSSTQKFSSGKLLSSAVSQSSQESQFQQVFPRPYYQLPQLYPQEPFLGGTKPQPGLETHAWPFSGQIQSLPPDDMFHVQSRTHGVFPRQKPPAVFGQFSQSGPEQSDEVHKKEQKPKKPGKYICHYCGRACAKPSVLKKHIRSHTGERPYPCVPCGFSFKTKSNLYKHRKSHAHAIKAGLVPFSELATRTDTDQASSVGEAEAHSDGEQSTDTDEEVAEGTVFPEKRSPQISFDSEKSPMERGPAYADPAEELSVASMKVPIPLLIVPKQGVPLTATECPLFPEMQGSLTTGQMGRGDESHTVKQKLALRLTEKKDQDSEPSQNLLSPHSKGSTDSGYFSRSESAEQQISPPNTNAKSYEEIMFGRTWPNKTNSRPRQSVTVGMAAIAGQDTNIHINKTSAMQEAMEKISEGHVFYRNFGESQLVPGCDPKQYHPGSCQTNTGLLEAPSDSGPLIRSNSMPTPSPTNLNVPLNLKGSHSFDEMMSQDDVFYTAGLKRLRRQAAFEHSAQEGHGESENYGKITGPNTSLKMGERGLYMPEFKGSGSELACPEVRTTYSSYGTKVGMTESRKRRMKKSVGEEEDCLGQDDGSQSGSIEMTGDYDLRQGSQDSSKAAPATKGTMLRTHSPSDSFDRGLCMTPEDVVLVQDSDTKTVGNVISVIQHTNSLSRPNSFEKTESIEHPFYQPEKSAGHLSEQSDTENIDDVQSPDSYHRSESIERQQQGDNEHRSFSSNQLYHIPHKLVRQPNIQVPEIRVTEEPDKPEKEPEVQVKEPEKHVEEFQWPQRSETLSQLPAEKLPPKKKRLRLADIEHSSGESSFESTCTSLSRSPSQESNLSHSSSFSMSFEREEGLKSGSPTKQEEFGKQSEFLTVPGHSLSIPGHHQREMRRSSSEQAPCALPTEVPEIRSKSFDYGSLSTGSRQGEVYSSASAMKERRRGYLVRQASLSVYPEVVVQEPVSELNIKQEHSDHVLQAALTGTSCCVTSDLAKPRRGTQLAYGSRHLLQQSISEDSQTEDNFQNAPRLPAQLSTDSEQSVHEHMSQEVIQHSSLPSNLASSPFLPFQPMLWHHESAQRQKQHLAFQTHPLQKLHIKQPNLQPMVQKPHQTPHQVQVQADSKTDGTSHNYPYPSRASPQQLGVLSSKVLTTSFLKQVQPIFATQNVGSASSPPMLVPVRIQTNVPSYGSVMYTSVSQIIATQSTTSIRVICTDNVSSASLTGTASKHQVGINLSKILGHSEGSLHFPQWKVPEYLPGTLNTGIPLSLTSGTISTTDASSSIGGSKRMLSPASSLELFIETKQQKRVKEEKMYGQIVKELSAVELSNSSAPKDIDKSPKPEFSNRDDSVDDHERMSSSPPTDFVSSKFLRYPSAPHLPDVPPKDNFIPPLQIITNVAKRADSPEALDVDESTPDASPSPQSVISSSETQEESKQTMSNKFPVNMLVQLAANQGGGVAGSTLLLTDLADVHQYFQFPSLRTPTSVSWCFLNYTKPNYAQTTPLTSVYGSWCVSSYNPNPLNLSTKASLALLRSKQRKNTEMYTMAAMYQPGSGKLVSSLRWKQKFEQLKPELIQLDVGKFGKKMKGISSRDRGKEDHGEKEVSSKQAEPTRIKIFDGGYKSNEDYVYVRGRGRGKYICEECGIRCKKPSMLKKHIRTHTDVRPYVCKFCNFAFKTKGNLTKHMKSKAHMKKCLELGVSVTSVDEAEAEEPETAEEVRRTSEKVAEHQFSDADDSDGAEDDGDEVDEDEDDDDEYDGDSTPKTRSRSTSPQPCAIPSLSITAVAASQESNPELLGSASKQPLFTYFTSLPSIQITQLMAPSEKAGEAQMAEYQKLLRGALGEDHKNRLDVPSSMDEDFALSPEHSSSSFDFSPSRMSSPGCDSSPLRESSPSSRRYLSPRRDLSPRGHLSPRREASPLRHISPKRDPYRRDLSPRRDLSPRGHLSPISQSGRPTSPGRDLSGRLSPRSRHRGMFRPVSPRRSLHYQTGPWATSPSPHAELLSLSQKTKNHPEMATDQRDRNTDAPSINQGLFSHLPLHSQHQIRTPFSMIPIGGIQMVHSVPASMTGHAHPTRFPLQKSTSEESGTSEVSFHLPQGRGASSRCPADSPQPPEKSVSPKAPSPSLQKSREDSTDTSDKESKQEECIQTCTKAIASLCIASEETPEKLSVSIDPFHPYSPVAQQDSPPARAQHYCSSEISHPVHSRAENSMSTTSKNPTAGHSTLYNTEAAERERERAPGQQGHGDRPVTIKKGKDIKDSINNR